GGTGCCGCAGCATCAGCACGCCGGAGAGCATCATGGCCATGGGGTTGACCTTGTTCTGGCCGGTGTATTTGGGCGCGGAGCCGTGGGTGGGCTCGAAGAGGGCGATGCCTTCCCCGATGTTGGCGCCCGGCGCCAGCCCAAGGCCGCCCACCAGCCCGGCGCAGAGGTCTGAGATAATGTCCCCGTACAGGTTGGGCGCCACGATGATATCAAACTCACCGGGACGGCGCACCAGCTGCATGCAGAGGTTATCGATAAGGACTTCATTTAGCTCAATGTCCGGGTAGTCTTTGGCGACATCCCGCGCCACGGCCAGGAAAAGCCCGTCCGAGAACTTCATGATATTGGCCTTGGTGGTGGCCGTGACTTTCCGGCGCTTGTATTTGCGGGCGTACTCGAAGGCGTATTTGACGATGCGCCGGGTGCCGAACTCCGTAATCATCTTGATGCTGATGCCGGCGTCCGACCGGATAACGTCGCCTTTTTGCCGGTTAATAAAAGCAATAAGGTCGGCGGTTTCTTTAGTGCCCTTCTCGAACTCCACGCCGGCGTAGAGGTCTTCCGTATTTTCCCGGACGATGACGATATCCACGTCCCGGTAGGGGGTGGGGGCGCCGGGATAGGTCTTGCAGGGCCGCACGCAGGCGTAGAGGTCTAAAGCCTTGCGCAGGGCGACGTTAACGCTGCGGAAACCGGTGCCGATGGGGGTGGTTACCGGGCCCTTGATGGCCACTTTATTTTTTTTGATGGAGGTCAGGACGCTTTCGGGGAGGGGGGTGCCTTCTTTGGCCATGACGTCCGCGCCGGCATAGGCCAATTCCCAGTTAAACTTAACGCCGGCGGCTTCCAGCACGCGGCGGGTGGCCTGCGATATTTCCGGCCCCACGCCGTCCCCCGGTATGAGTGTGATGTTATACGGCAATGTCAAACTCCTGAATAATTGTTTTTTATATTTTTTTTAGGGCGGCTTACGAGTGATTTGTACGTAAGCAATTGTTTTTTAATTTATGGTAAGTCAGCTATAAAATCCGGGCAATTGTTTTTTGTTATATGTTAAGTTGCCATAATGTACGGGCGGTGTTTTAACCCGGACAGTAAAGAGTGTAGCGTAAAAGGGGGGCGGGAGGCAACAGGGGGATGTCGCGGGGAAGAGGGATGAGAGAAGGGGGAAGTAGTTGGTAGTTGGGAGTACGGACCCCTTTTCCTCTTATCCCCACCTGCGCTAAAGCTCCGGCGGACAAGCCTCTCCCCGTTGACAGGGAGAGGGACGATAGATTACACAGTCAGGGACGATGGTGTGTACCCGGTACTGACCCCTTTTCCTCTTATCCCCACCTGCGCTAAAGCTCCGGCGGACAAGCCTCTCCCCGCTGGCAAGGAGAGGGACGATAGATGGATGGCTAATTTGGGGTCAGGGTTCAAGGCAAAGGGTGAGATTGCCACGCCTGCATGCCTTAACGCACTTCGGCGTGCGGGCACGTCACTAGATTTCCCGTAATGACCCTTCGACAAGTCCCGATTCCTGCGTCATGCGGGATGGCGACAAAGTCGCTCACTCAGGGTGAGCGGGAGAAAAAGCGGTGAGATTGCTTCGTTACTGCGTTCCTCGCAATGACAGTTAAACTACACCTTGATGTCCCCGTACTTTTTCACGTAGTCGATGAGGCCGCCCTCGTTGAGGATTTTGAGCATAACCGCCGGTATTTTGCCGGTGGCCAGCACGGCGCCGCTGGTAAGGTCTTTTACCGTGCCCGCCGTGAGGTCGATTTCAAGCTCATCGCCGTCATTGATTTTATCCGTATCGCAAATCAAGACGGGCAGGCCCAGGTTGATAGCGTTGCGGAAGAAAATACGGGCCACGCTCTTGGCTAAAATAGCGCTGACGCCGGCCATCTTGATGACCAGAGGGGCATGCTCGCGGCTGGAGCCCAAGCCAAAGTTATTGCCCCCCACCACGAAGTCGCCCGGTTTGACCTGCTTGGCAAAATTCACGTCCGCGTCTTCCAGAACGTGCTTGGCCAACTCCGGCAGGTTGCTGCGTAAAGATGCATACCGCCCCGGTATGATATGGTCAGTGGAAATGCTGTCACCGAATTTATGCGCTTTGCCAATAAGCATTTTATAAAACCTCCCGGGGATCGGTAATAAAGCCCTTGATAGCGGTGGCCGCGGCCGTGGCCGGGCTGGCTAAGTAAATAAAGCTCTTGGGGTTGCCCATGCGGCCTTCAAAGTTGCGGTTGGCGGTGGAGAGGCAGCTTTCGCCGTCGCCCAGCGCCCCCTGGTGCAGACCGAGGCAGGGGCCGCAGCCGGGCGGTAAAATAATAGCGCCGGACTCCACCAGCGTTTTGATATAGCCCTGCTGAATGGCCGCCAGCAGGACGGAACGGGAGGCCGGGGCAATAATCAGCCGGACAGTTTTAGCGGGTCTCTTGCCCTTTAAGATGCTTGTGGCGAGGGCCAGGTCTTCCAGCCGGCCGTTGGTGCAGGTGCCGATAACCACCTGCTGGATTTTCACGCCTTTCAAATCTTTAGCCAGGGCGGTATTGTCCACCGTGTGGGGCTTGGAAACAGTAGGCTCTAATTTACCGGCATCTATGGCTATCGTCTTTTCATATACAGCGGAGGGGTCGGCGGCGAGGGGCTTATAGTCTTTGCCCCGCCCCTGCGACTCCAGGAAGCGGCGGGTGGTCTCGTCCGAGGCGAAAAGCCCCACCTTGGCGCCGGCCTCCACGGCCATATTGGCGATAGTGAAGCGGCCGCTCATGCTCATTTTTTTAACGGTATCGCCGTGAAATTCCAGCGACTTGTAGGTAGCGCCGTCCGCGCCGATAAGCCCGATGAGGTGCAGAATCAGGTCCTTGGCGCCGACGCCCTTTTGAAAATCGCCGTTGACTTCAACCTTGAACGATTCCGGCACGCGTAACCAGTTCTTGCCCAGGCCCATGGCCACCGCCACGTCCGAGGAACCCATGCCGGTCCCGAAAGCGCCCAGGCCGCCGGCGGTCACGGTGTGGGAGTCCGCGCCGACCACCACGTCCCCCGGGCGGGCGTAGGCCTCCTGCACAATCTGGTGGCAGACGCCGTCCCCCGCTTCAGACAGGATGCAGCCGCTCTGCCGGGAAAAGTCCCGCAGGGTAATATGGTCGTTGGAGAGGTTGGCGTTGGGGGAGGGGGCGGCGTGGTCGATGAACAGCACCGTCCTATCAGCGTCCGCCAGCCGGCCCATGCCGCTGCTCTGGTAGAGACGCACGGTTAGCGGGCCGGTGGTATCCTGGACGAAAGCGAGGTCCACTTTAGCGATGACGATGTCCCCGGCTTTAGCGTCCGTGCCGCTCTTTTCACTTAAGATTTTTTCCGCTAGTGTTTTGGGCATGTGTTAAAAACCCTCTCTAGCTCTCCCTTTATGAAAGGGAGAGGATATATTGTACTGACTCCTTTTCCTTTACTGACCCCTTTTCCTCTTATCCCCGCCTGTGCTAAAGCTCCGGCGGACAAGCCTCTCCCCGCTGGCAGGGAGAGGGAGGATTCTAAAAACTCCCTATTATCCCTCTTTACGAAAGAGGGATGGTGATGTGTGGGGTACGCGGTGTTTCACCCACTTTACGGTTTATATTATACGTTAATTCCGGTCAAGGCTGAAATACCCGGATCCCGACCCCGTATCGCGGCCCCGATTCATTTCACCCTCAGGTTTCGCTCAGATAGGGAGGGGAATAGGGGGGATTAGCTTAGTTTCTCCCGCATTTTTTCTACAAAAAAGTCGAACTCCGCTTTGCTTTCATAGGGGGGCGGGAATATTTTAGCGTAGTCTATGGATGTTCCGGCGTAGGGGTCGTCCAAATACCGGGGGAAAAGGTGGGCGTGGAGGTGGGGGAGGGTGTTGCCGTGAATTTCCATGTTAATTTTTGTGGCTCCGGTGACCTCCTTGAGCGCTTTGGAGACCTTCTGCACGTCCGTCATATAGCCGATAAAGTCCGGAAGGGGCATATCTTCCAGCGTAACGTAATGCTTTTTACACACGACCTCGCACTTGCCCCAGAGTCGGCCCTGGGCGGCGAGCTGTGATGCCTCGACCCGGGAATACTCCAACTCTTTTATTACCAGAGTATCCGGGGGACCTTTTTCACCGTAGGAACAGACCGGGCATTTTTCCGCGTCCTGCCAGTCCAGGTAGGCGGCGTAGTGGTGGTGAAAGGAGGCGGGGCGGGGGATAGCGACGGGCGGGCGTTTCATCTGGATGGCCGGGACGCCGTTCTCCACGATGGTATTATCATATTCGACGAAGCTGAACCGCTCGTAGAGGACGCGTTCCTGCCGGATGGTCGCCTCGTCCGATTTTAAAATATTGGCGGTTATTTCTGTAGTGTTATCCAGTTGGTTGAGAGCGATTTCCATGAGCTTGCCGCCGACTATCTGAAAATCCGCCCCCTTGGTCACCCCCAGAAAGGTTATGCGGCTGTTGTTCCCGGAGAAAGCGATTATCCCCAGGCAGCGGCCGGAGATGCGGTCCACCGCGATGAAGGCCTCGCGCTGCTCTATCTTGGCCGCCATATAGTCGTCAAAGCCCTCATAGAACTTATCGATGTCCGGGATAAGCTCGCCGACTATATCGTCGGCTTCATAAGCCAGGGCCAGCCAGGCCGGAATATCGTCGGTGGTTACCGCTCTAATTAGCATCTATCTGCCTCTGATATACCGCATGACCGCCTTGCGGTGGTAGATGATGTGCCGCAGGCAGGCCACGGTAAAAATTACCGCCGCGATGATGTGTATTTCCATGGGGTCGCTGTCATGGGTGGCGATGGCCGAGACAACCAGCGCCACGCCGGAAATCATCATGACCCAGATATTTACGCGGTTGGCGATTTCTTTACGGTTAACGGTCATTTTACGCTCACCTTTAAACTGACCCTTTTTCCTCTTATCCCCGCCTGTGCTAAAGCTCCGGCGGACAAGCCTCTCCCCGCTGGCAGGGAGAGGGAGGATTTTAAAAACTCCCTATTATCCCTCTTTACGAAAGAGGGATGGTGATGTGTGGGGTACGCGGTGTTTCACCCACTTTACGGTTTATATTATACGTTAATTCCGGTCAAGGCTGAAATACCCGGATCCCGACCCCGTATCGCGGCCCCGATTCATTTCTTCATACGGGATGGCGACAAAGTCGCTCATACGGGGCAAGCTTGCGTAGGGATGATTTACATTTGGTACTCTGTTTTAAATATTTATTGTTACTTGCCCCTGGCTACCTGTTACTTACCCTACATGGGTATATTGCCGTGCTTGCGGGCGGGGCGGGTCTCTTTTTTATTCCGTAAAGCCTCTAAAGCGGCGATGATGCGGGGTCGGGTTTCTGCCGGCGGTATGACGGCGTTGATGTAGCCCATTTTGGCGGCCACGTAGGGATTATAGAGCAGGTCGCGGTACTCTTCGACTTTTGCCTGCTTGGCCGCAGCCGGGTCGGCCGCCGCCTGGATTTCCTTGTTGAAAATGATGTCCGAGGCCGCTTCCGCTCCCATGACCGCTATCTCCGCCTGCGGCCAGGCCAGGGTGTAGTCCGCCCCCAGCCCCTGGCTGCACATGGCGATGTAAGCACCGCCGTAAGCCTTGCGGGTGATGAGGGTTATCTTGGGCACGGTGGCTTCAGCGTAGCACCAGAGCAGCTTGGCGCCGTGCCGGATGATGCCGCCCCACTCCTGGTGGCTGCCGGGCAGAAAGCCGGGCACGTCCGCAATGGTGAGCAGGGGGATATTAAAGGCATCACAGAAGCGGATAAAGCGGGTGGCTTTATCGGACGCGTTGATATCCAGACAGCCGGCTAAATAGCTGGGCTGGTTGGCGATGATGCCCACCACCTGCCCGTTCATCCGGGCGAAGGCGGTAATCATGTTCATGGCGTACTGGCGGGAAGGCTCCATAAATTCCCCGTTATCCACGATAGCCTTGATAATGTCCTTCATGTTATAGGTCTTGTTGGAGTTAGGGGGGAGGATATCGTTTAAAGACGCATCGGCGCGGGTGGGGGAATCGGTGGCGACCGCGCAAGGCGGCTGTTCCCCGTTGGAGGAAGGGAGATAGCCCAAGAGCTTCTTGATTTCCTCGACGGCCTGTTGGTCATTATCGCAGGCGAACTGGGTGACGCCGCTCCTGGTCATGTGGGTCACCGCCCCGCCCAGCTCCTCGTTGCCGATTTCCTCCCCGGTAACGCTCTTGACCACCGCCGGGCCGGTGATGAACATATAGCTGGTCTTTTTCACCATAAAGACGAAGTCCGTCATGGCCGGGGAATAGACCGCGCCCCCCGCCGCCGGGCCCATGATGGCGGATATCTGCGGGATGACGCCGGAAGCGCCGGAGTTGCGGTAAAAGATATTGCTGTAGCCGTCCAGGGCGTTAATACCCTCCTGGATGCGGGCGCCGCCGCTATCGATAAACCCGACCATCGGGGCTTTGATTTTCATGGCCGTATCCATGATGCGGCAAATCTTCTTGGCGTGCATCTCCCCCAGGGTGCCGCCGCGGGCGGTGAAGTCCTGGGCGAAGGCGCAGACGGTGCGCCCGTTCACCTTACCGAAGCCGGTGATAACGCCGTCCGCCGGTATGGCTACCTTGTCCAGCCCGAAGTTGACGGAGCGGTGCTGCACGAAAAGGTCCATCTCCTGGAAGGTGCCCGCGTCAAAGAAAAGGTCCAGTCTTTCCCGGGCGGTGAGCTTGCCGGAGTCATGCTGTTTCTGGACGCTTTTTTCCCCGCCCCCCGCCTTAAGTTCACCGGTAAGCTTTACCAGCTTTTCATTTTCCTGTCTCAAGTT
The window above is part of the Dehalococcoidales bacterium genome. Proteins encoded here:
- a CDS encoding isocitrate/isopropylmalate dehydrogenase family protein — encoded protein: MPYNITLIPGDGVGPEISQATRRVLEAAGVKFNWELAYAGADVMAKEGTPLPESVLTSIKKNKVAIKGPVTTPIGTGFRSVNVALRKALDLYACVRPCKTYPGAPTPYRDVDIVIVRENTEDLYAGVEFEKGTKETADLIAFINRQKGDVIRSDAGISIKMITEFGTRRIVKYAFEYARKYKRRKVTATTKANIMKFSDGLFLAVARDVAKDYPDIELNEVLIDNLCMQLVRRPGEFDIIVAPNLYGDIISDLCAGLVGGLGLAPGANIGEGIALFEPTHGSAPKYTGQNKVNPMAMMLSGVLMLRHLGEVEAADRLESAIAAVIKEGKSVTYDMKPSRDDPSAVGTSQVADAVIRHLK
- a CDS encoding 3-isopropylmalate dehydratase small subunit; its protein translation is MLIGKAHKFGDSISTDHIIPGRYASLRSNLPELAKHVLEDADVNFAKQVKPGDFVVGGNNFGLGSSREHAPLVIKMAGVSAILAKSVARIFFRNAINLGLPVLICDTDKINDGDELEIDLTAGTVKDLTSGAVLATGKIPAVMLKILNEGGLIDYVKKYGDIKV
- a CDS encoding 3-isopropylmalate dehydratase large subunit; the protein is MPKTLAEKILSEKSGTDAKAGDIVIAKVDLAFVQDTTGPLTVRLYQSSGMGRLADADRTVLFIDHAAPSPNANLSNDHITLRDFSRQSGCILSEAGDGVCHQIVQEAYARPGDVVVGADSHTVTAGGLGAFGTGMGSSDVAVAMGLGKNWLRVPESFKVEVNGDFQKGVGAKDLILHLIGLIGADGATYKSLEFHGDTVKKMSMSGRFTIANMAVEAGAKVGLFASDETTRRFLESQGRGKDYKPLAADPSAVYEKTIAIDAGKLEPTVSKPHTVDNTALAKDLKGVKIQQVVIGTCTNGRLEDLALATSILKGKRPAKTVRLIIAPASRSVLLAAIQQGYIKTLVESGAIILPPGCGPCLGLHQGALGDGESCLSTANRNFEGRMGNPKSFIYLASPATAAATAIKGFITDPREVL
- a CDS encoding GNAT family N-acetyltransferase; translated protein: MLIRAVTTDDIPAWLALAYEADDIVGELIPDIDKFYEGFDDYMAAKIEQREAFIAVDRISGRCLGIIAFSGNNSRITFLGVTKGADFQIVGGKLMEIALNQLDNTTEITANILKSDEATIRQERVLYERFSFVEYDNTIVENGVPAIQMKRPPVAIPRPASFHHHYAAYLDWQDAEKCPVCSYGEKGPPDTLVIKELEYSRVEASQLAAQGRLWGKCEVVCKKHYVTLEDMPLPDFIGYMTDVQKVSKALKEVTGATKINMEIHGNTLPHLHAHLFPRYLDDPYAGTSIDYAKIFPPPYESKAEFDFFVEKMREKLS
- a CDS encoding carboxyl transferase domain-containing protein; amino-acid sequence: MRQENEKLVKLTGELKAGGGEKSVQKQHDSGKLTARERLDLFFDAGTFQEMDLFVQHRSVNFGLDKVAIPADGVITGFGKVNGRTVCAFAQDFTARGGTLGEMHAKKICRIMDTAMKIKAPMVGFIDSGGARIQEGINALDGYSNIFYRNSGASGVIPQISAIMGPAAGGAVYSPAMTDFVFMVKKTSYMFITGPAVVKSVTGEEIGNEELGGAVTHMTRSGVTQFACDNDQQAVEEIKKLLGYLPSSNGEQPPCAVATDSPTRADASLNDILPPNSNKTYNMKDIIKAIVDNGEFMEPSRQYAMNMITAFARMNGQVVGIIANQPSYLAGCLDINASDKATRFIRFCDAFNIPLLTIADVPGFLPGSHQEWGGIIRHGAKLLWCYAEATVPKITLITRKAYGGAYIAMCSQGLGADYTLAWPQAEIAVMGAEAASDIIFNKEIQAAADPAAAKQAKVEEYRDLLYNPYVAAKMGYINAVIPPAETRPRIIAALEALRNKKETRPARKHGNIPM